The Salvelinus namaycush isolate Seneca chromosome 31, SaNama_1.0, whole genome shotgun sequence genomic interval GTAGTGCAGCCCAATCAGCTTGAATAAACGGTCTTGAGTGGCAACAAATCTTCCCAATTAGCTGATTCGCTTTTCATACACCCATTCCCGAGCGGCTCAGTGctaaaggcatcactacagacaccctggttcgaatccaggctgtatcacaactggccgtgattgggagtcccatagggcggcgcacaattggcccagcatcgcccgggtttggctggggtaggtcgtcattgtaagtAATAATTACAACTACACATACTTGGAGTGTaagggggtctgtgtgtgtttgttgccgACTTACGATCTCCCCCAGGAGGACTACGTTCTCTCCCCTGACGATAAAGATTCCTCGAGGGATGTCTCCATACCTCTTGCCCACGTGGATCCTCTCCACCGTCTGTTGCAGCACCAGgttggctacacacacacaaacacacaaaaatgcTTGGTTGCTTTCCGACTATGTTGTATGCAATACTATGGTATTGCAATGCGATGGTCCGAATACTTACATACCAAACTGATCAATGCTTCTGAGAAAGCCGATCAACGTTCTTCCATCTCGGAGCAGGACGAGATGTTTTTCTGTCAATTCAAACAGGCAGCAAAATCATTGCATATTTGATGCAATTACTATGGTTTTAACTGTGCATTTTTGTTGGGGGTTTATGAAAAGAGATCATGATTATTGATGGTTAGATTAGTAGCCTACTGGTCATGCTCTGCTTACAATCGCGGCCTATAGCCGTTGCCCCTGACCTAGGGAGGTAGCTATGCAGGCTACTGACAGTTGATTTGATAAGTGTTCAGGTGTGCACTCATCTGAGTGTCAGGTGCACACATCAAGTCCTCTGGtaatgcatgtgtgtgcatgtcatGTTGGCGCTGCTTTACAAGCTGTTATCTAACAAATATATAAATGGATATTATTTCTAAAACCCTCTAGCAGAACCAACCAACAGCCAGTGGTAAAAACAGGTGCATCTCGACAAAACACCGGCTAGCGGTGTTAGCATGCCTTGGAATGGCCATGCAAGCGCCATCGACTTACTATCGATATCCTCGATGAGGCTGGCTGTTCCTGGCATGTAGTTCATTTTTGGTCGACTTGTAAATCTCATGTACACGATGTTTGGTGCGAATTTAGAGGGGTTATTTGCTGTTGTGTCACTGTCCTTTCAGGCCATGGGACTCTCGTGCAGTTTG includes:
- the LOC120026470 gene encoding U6 snRNA-associated Sm-like protein LSm1, translated to MRFTSRPKMNYMPGTASLIEDIDKKHLVLLRDGRTLIGFLRSIDQFANLVLQQTVERIHVGKRYGDIPRGIFIVRGENVVLLGEIDLEKESDTSLQQVCIEDILEEQRLQQQSRQEAEKTKHLALKERGLVMPRPDIMDEYGVQHQY